A stretch of [Clostridium] scindens DNA encodes these proteins:
- a CDS encoding aconitase X, producing the protein MMNDRMKLSKEQEAILNGSQGEVMAKVMETLVRYGELFGADGMVPITSQYNHLVTSFGLKALGPVYDLMEKLIHAGCASSQKFTADPRPMDKNVPSSFLQNIVFNHFMYSKQEYYEGQLEKLGLVEKDAFTCTCYMDEVGNTPKQGDILSWSESSAVVYANSVLGARCNRNSGIIDLMGSVVGYVPHFGLLTDDGRKARWIVEIRTAKKPEAQLLGSAIGMKVMEDVPYIVGLDRWLGTLDEGTKAYLKDFGAATASNGAVGLYHVEGITPEAIQQGRELLVEEPNVYIIDDAELKRVYDSYPVIWKKKDARPKLCFMGCPHMSLDQLTQWTEKIEQGLKEAGKERVAIPTVFTAAPAVLKKFEETPYASRLRKAGVVISYICPLMYMNNPLSASMPVITSSNKLRTYTSARYYTDEEILEQITKGGSAS; encoded by the coding sequence ATGATGAATGATAGAATGAAACTGTCAAAAGAGCAGGAAGCGATCCTCAACGGCAGTCAGGGCGAGGTGATGGCCAAGGTGATGGAAACCCTGGTCCGCTACGGCGAATTGTTCGGGGCGGACGGGATGGTGCCGATTACCAGCCAGTATAATCACCTGGTAACTTCTTTCGGGCTGAAAGCGCTGGGACCAGTCTATGACTTGATGGAGAAGTTGATCCATGCCGGGTGCGCGTCTTCACAGAAATTTACTGCGGATCCAAGGCCGATGGATAAGAATGTGCCTAGTTCTTTTCTGCAGAATATCGTATTCAACCATTTTATGTACAGCAAGCAGGAGTACTATGAAGGCCAACTGGAGAAATTAGGCCTGGTTGAGAAAGATGCGTTTACCTGTACCTGCTATATGGACGAAGTGGGAAATACGCCTAAGCAGGGAGACATTCTTTCCTGGTCAGAATCTTCCGCGGTAGTATACGCGAATTCCGTGCTGGGAGCCAGATGCAACAGAAATTCCGGGATTATCGATCTGATGGGCTCCGTCGTGGGCTACGTGCCCCATTTCGGACTTCTGACCGATGATGGGCGCAAAGCCAGATGGATTGTTGAGATCAGGACCGCCAAAAAGCCGGAGGCCCAGCTCCTTGGCTCTGCCATCGGCATGAAAGTGATGGAAGATGTGCCCTATATCGTAGGCCTGGATAGGTGGCTTGGAACATTGGATGAAGGGACCAAGGCCTACCTGAAGGATTTTGGAGCGGCCACGGCGTCCAACGGCGCGGTAGGGCTGTATCACGTGGAAGGAATTACGCCGGAGGCCATACAGCAGGGGCGGGAACTTCTTGTGGAAGAGCCAAACGTATATATCATTGACGATGCGGAATTGAAGCGGGTGTATGACAGTTATCCGGTGATCTGGAAGAAGAAGGATGCCAGGCCAAAACTATGCTTTATGGGCTGTCCTCATATGAGCCTGGATCAATTGACGCAATGGACGGAGAAGATCGAGCAGGGACTAAAGGAAGCCGGGAAGGAACGGGTGGCCATTCCCACCGTCTTTACTGCTGCGCCGGCAGTCCTTAAGAAGTTTGAGGAGACGCCTTACGCCTCCAGGCTTAGAAAGGCAGGGGTAGTTATCTCCTATATCTGCCCGCTGATGTATATGAATAACCCGCTCAGTGCCAGCATGCCTGTCATTACGTCAAGCAATAAGCTTCGGACTTATACAAGTGCCAGGTATTATACGGATGAGGAGATTCTGGAACAGATTACGAAGGGAGGGAGCGCATCATGA
- a CDS encoding aconitase X swivel domain-containing protein: MKRFQGRVVTPGSITAKALVSHEGLNTLASFQKALQFGDKKATCGDQNNADLYGKQMAGRALCLPRTIGSTTGGLVLYCACSMKRQPACMLFSEPIDSLAAAGTILADVWLSDVKMPVIDCLGEEFLQYVKDDMAIAVKDGGIVEVEDKNNV, translated from the coding sequence ATGAAGCGTTTTCAGGGAAGAGTCGTTACGCCGGGAAGTATTACCGCAAAAGCCTTAGTATCCCATGAGGGCCTGAATACATTGGCCTCTTTTCAAAAGGCGCTGCAGTTTGGCGATAAGAAAGCCACCTGCGGAGACCAGAATAATGCGGACCTATATGGCAAGCAGATGGCGGGAAGAGCGCTTTGCCTGCCGAGGACGATCGGTTCCACGACTGGCGGGCTGGTGCTGTACTGTGCCTGCTCTATGAAACGGCAGCCTGCCTGCATGCTGTTCTCCGAGCCCATTGATTCTCTGGCCGCGGCGGGGACGATTCTTGCGGATGTGTGGCTATCGGATGTGAAGATGCCGGTGATCGACTGCCTGGGCGAAGAGTTTCTTCAATATGTGAAGGATGATATGGCTATTGCGGTCAAGGACGGTGGAATTGTGGAGGTGGAGGATAAGAACAATGTATGA
- a CDS encoding glycerophosphodiester phosphodiesterase family protein, whose product MEREKSYAVYLKRGCIAVLKVEVFFKLIAFFVIGPLLDWAFTTWVLDDIPVFNEAMFLSILSPVSLVLAVIIFLAVALWCYYEISCLITAVYLSRMREKLSLEDILKSSKEAMKGMRHFSLPLSAIYFVLFLPLVHAGYLNSLVPKVDIPRFVVGELQRTSMGNLGIRAIQAGYIVVFLILLLVPFAMVLKRESFPKAVKQNFIWYRQFSWKDRFLLWAIFIFWIFLENWILDSLQGKLIQDQDFNLSVLKYFLRSHTYRVGLACWIVLALIQCVAIVLVFLWITRLLDKYKALPYLPEQAGGKEGLKKGLPAKAGKERRIARLCKKIWSSRSSKKIWAGMLLIAIAAAATDYFNEAPLVHEPWAIGHRGCIFEAENTIAAVERASGLGADYAEIDVQLSKDGVPMVIHDEDLQRLADMPEKVENLTADQLQELTVISNGEKGKIPTFQEMVEAVKNTKDKTGLLVELKPTAENRDELVSKIIETVEKCNAKNQCIFMSLDYESVYQLQAEHPEWWIGYCIYGDVGKMEDAVWEYNIDFLAVEEGLASNKFMEKARNSGLAVYIWTSNNFDDMENYLEMGASGIITDLPDLARDTIDRYMKDHQEYYAYDGKGYPKKKN is encoded by the coding sequence ATGGAGAGAGAAAAATCGTATGCGGTATATCTGAAGCGGGGTTGCATTGCGGTACTGAAAGTAGAAGTGTTTTTTAAATTGATTGCCTTTTTCGTGATAGGGCCGCTTTTGGACTGGGCTTTTACTACCTGGGTTCTGGATGATATTCCTGTATTTAACGAAGCAATGTTTTTAAGCATTCTTTCACCCGTCAGCCTGGTGCTTGCGGTCATAATATTCCTGGCTGTTGCACTGTGGTGCTATTATGAAATAAGCTGCCTTATTACTGCGGTGTATCTTAGCAGAATGAGGGAAAAACTGAGCCTGGAGGATATTTTAAAAAGTTCTAAGGAGGCGATGAAGGGAATGAGGCATTTTTCCCTTCCGCTATCAGCCATATATTTTGTATTATTCTTGCCTTTGGTACATGCAGGATATTTAAACTCCCTTGTCCCTAAAGTTGATATTCCAAGATTTGTAGTGGGCGAACTGCAGAGGACAAGCATGGGAAATCTGGGGATCCGGGCGATACAGGCAGGGTACATCGTGGTGTTTCTTATATTGCTCTTAGTACCATTTGCCATGGTTCTAAAGCGGGAGAGTTTCCCAAAGGCCGTAAAGCAAAACTTTATCTGGTACCGTCAATTCAGTTGGAAAGATAGATTTCTGCTGTGGGCAATTTTTATATTCTGGATATTTCTGGAGAACTGGATTCTGGATTCTTTACAGGGAAAGCTGATCCAGGACCAGGACTTTAATCTATCTGTGCTGAAATATTTTTTGCGGTCCCATACCTACAGGGTAGGGCTTGCGTGCTGGATTGTTCTTGCTCTGATTCAATGTGTGGCAATCGTGCTGGTGTTTTTATGGATCACCCGATTGCTGGATAAATATAAAGCGTTGCCTTATTTGCCAGAACAGGCGGGCGGGAAAGAAGGATTAAAGAAAGGCTTGCCTGCGAAGGCTGGAAAAGAAAGACGTATAGCCAGACTATGCAAGAAAATCTGGAGTTCCAGAAGTTCTAAAAAGATCTGGGCCGGCATGCTTCTTATAGCAATTGCAGCAGCGGCTACGGATTATTTTAACGAAGCGCCTTTGGTGCATGAACCATGGGCAATCGGGCATAGAGGATGCATATTTGAAGCGGAAAATACGATTGCGGCAGTGGAGAGGGCCTCGGGACTTGGGGCGGATTATGCGGAAATTGATGTACAGCTTTCAAAAGACGGTGTCCCTATGGTGATTCATGATGAAGATTTGCAGAGACTTGCAGATATGCCGGAGAAGGTAGAGAACCTGACGGCAGATCAATTACAGGAACTGACAGTTATTTCCAATGGGGAAAAGGGGAAGATACCAACGTTTCAGGAAATGGTTGAAGCAGTCAAAAATACGAAAGACAAGACCGGGCTGCTGGTTGAGCTAAAGCCTACAGCAGAGAATCGGGATGAACTCGTCAGCAAGATAATAGAGACTGTGGAAAAATGTAATGCAAAGAACCAGTGCATCTTTATGTCGCTTGATTATGAAAGCGTATACCAGCTGCAGGCGGAGCATCCTGAATGGTGGATAGGCTACTGCATATATGGAGACGTGGGAAAGATGGAGGATGCTGTATGGGAATATAACATTGATTTCCTGGCAGTGGAAGAAGGACTGGCAAGCAATAAGTTTATGGAAAAGGCTAGAAACAGCGGGCTTGCGGTGTATATCTGGACCTCTAATAACTTTGATGATATGGAAAATTATCTTGAGATGGGGGCATCCGGGATTATTACCGATCTTCCGGATCTGGCCAGAGATACGATAGACAGATACATGAAAGACCATCAAGAATACTATGCGTATGATGGAAAGGGATATCCGAAGAAAAAGAATTGA
- a CDS encoding ABC transporter substrate-binding protein produces MKKKLLSVLLCAAMVGSLAAGCGSKNDKKDASDGDGKTVLTFWCHDNAPWVKAYKEMGKKFEKANPDYKVEVQEYPFEVYNDKIQTALTSSTSGPDIIAVWGGLAPSFIQSDALSEVPEDLSKELKEDYLAPTVGIYQKEGKYYGVPMEFNLEYGGMIVNKKLFDDAGISYPKTWEDLRKVSKEVSRQNGEVVEMKGFEMIDTDALICNYLAMILQQGGQYLQEDDSINFATPEGIKAMEEILSMVKDGECDLDNLTAGEYCYNDVYQDKGYMSSVGSWAIGEGTDSYDLTYGEDFEYVPVPQYGEKMAFASETGWGIMVPDNGKNKDAAWEFVKFFSEPENLVQHNIACNQLPPRKSLLDSEEYKEAMPNIAFLLDILPSGQWMGPYNTSDMREIFDQMFIGLCQSDNPDIEGALKEASEKITEECQIGYSMDE; encoded by the coding sequence ATGAAAAAGAAACTGTTAAGTGTATTATTATGTGCCGCTATGGTTGGCTCTCTTGCCGCCGGATGCGGATCAAAGAATGACAAAAAAGATGCCTCAGACGGGGATGGCAAGACGGTGCTTACATTCTGGTGCCATGACAATGCCCCTTGGGTAAAGGCTTACAAAGAGATGGGCAAGAAGTTCGAGAAAGCAAATCCGGATTACAAAGTAGAGGTGCAGGAGTACCCCTTCGAAGTCTACAATGACAAGATTCAGACAGCATTGACTTCCAGCACGTCCGGCCCTGATATCATAGCGGTATGGGGAGGCCTGGCGCCTTCATTCATCCAGTCAGACGCCCTGTCCGAAGTGCCGGAGGATCTTTCCAAGGAATTAAAAGAAGACTATCTGGCGCCGACGGTTGGAATCTATCAGAAGGAAGGCAAGTATTATGGCGTTCCGATGGAATTCAATCTGGAATATGGCGGTATGATCGTTAATAAGAAGCTATTTGACGATGCGGGAATCTCATATCCTAAGACCTGGGAAGACCTTCGCAAGGTGTCCAAGGAAGTATCCAGGCAAAACGGCGAGGTCGTAGAGATGAAGGGCTTCGAGATGATTGATACGGATGCGCTGATCTGCAACTATCTTGCAATGATCCTTCAGCAGGGAGGCCAGTATCTGCAAGAAGATGATTCCATTAATTTTGCCACGCCGGAAGGCATCAAGGCAATGGAAGAGATCCTGAGCATGGTGAAGGACGGCGAATGCGATCTGGACAACCTGACTGCCGGAGAATATTGCTACAACGACGTCTATCAGGATAAGGGCTACATGTCTTCTGTCGGCTCCTGGGCAATCGGCGAGGGAACAGATTCCTATGATCTGACATATGGAGAAGACTTCGAATATGTGCCGGTTCCGCAGTATGGCGAGAAGATGGCATTTGCATCCGAGACGGGATGGGGAATCATGGTTCCGGATAACGGAAAGAACAAAGACGCTGCCTGGGAATTTGTCAAGTTCTTCAGCGAGCCGGAGAATCTGGTACAGCACAATATCGCATGCAACCAGCTTCCGCCGAGAAAATCCTTGCTGGACAGCGAAGAGTATAAGGAGGCAATGCCGAATATCGCGTTCCTGCTGGATATTCTTCCTAGCGGACAGTGGATGGGACCTTATAATACCTCCGATATGCGTGAGATCTTCGACCAGATGTTTATCGGGCTTTGCCAGTCAGACAATCCGGATATCGAAGGAGCGTTAAAGGAAGCGTCTGAGAAGATAACAGAGGAATGCCAGATAGGCTATTCGATGGATGAATAG
- a CDS encoding serine hydrolase — protein MNTKEHEVMKLRGSADVSYLGRTVDKMIWDFMEEEGIKGLTLAIVQAPYIPRVVGYGYSDEKQKRLASVNTLWPAGPISQGYAAVAVMQLYEAGKLDLDDHAGKWIQNVPEEWKKITVRQLLHHAAGIPDYRTREAFDSEREWTFGELLELIEDQSLEFEPGTEVKQSASNFLLLTEIIERVSGTAYQEYVKKHQFERLGLSHTSFTGDLKQFKQEDLSLSEYVHQIFKKDERYIDPAETAASYRDDGSKYPVIPSSALRGFGDVWASAQDISFWDIGLAGGVLIQEPQNRAVVYAPWKLPDGRTVPASAGWQFYNHRGLMDIKGSIAGYSSFLSRFTHPEELVCVTLMANKEGVDFTNLGRKIAGAFGDLLSTNYDDTRLYLLEGQLSVKETVQRLEKQLNALDIPVFAKFDHAENAKEAGLELRPTTVLVFGAPKVGTILMQADQSIALHLPLRIAVWEDEAGSTWLAFPKMKPLAEEYGLGSHPIVEKMQKLLESLLKKAANYYELSL, from the coding sequence ATGAATACAAAAGAACATGAAGTGATGAAACTGAGAGGAAGTGCAGATGTTTCTTACCTGGGGAGGACCGTGGATAAGATGATATGGGATTTCATGGAAGAAGAAGGGATTAAAGGCTTGACGCTCGCGATTGTCCAGGCGCCCTATATTCCAAGGGTTGTGGGGTATGGATATTCAGATGAAAAGCAGAAGCGCCTGGCTTCCGTGAATACGCTGTGGCCGGCAGGCCCTATTTCCCAGGGGTATGCAGCCGTAGCAGTTATGCAGCTTTATGAGGCGGGAAAACTGGATTTGGACGATCATGCCGGGAAATGGATACAGAATGTTCCGGAGGAATGGAAAAAGATTACGGTGCGTCAGCTTCTCCATCACGCGGCAGGGATCCCTGATTACAGAACAAGGGAAGCCTTTGATTCAGAGCGGGAGTGGACGTTTGGGGAACTGCTTGAACTGATAGAAGATCAGTCTTTGGAATTCGAGCCTGGAACAGAGGTAAAGCAGAGTGCGTCAAATTTCCTTCTTCTGACTGAAATAATTGAAAGAGTTTCAGGAACTGCCTATCAGGAATATGTAAAGAAGCACCAGTTTGAACGGCTGGGGCTTTCACATACTTCCTTTACTGGGGATTTAAAACAGTTCAAACAGGAAGATTTGAGTTTAAGCGAATATGTTCATCAGATCTTTAAGAAAGATGAAAGGTATATTGACCCAGCGGAGACAGCAGCCAGCTATCGGGATGATGGCAGCAAATATCCGGTGATCCCCTCTTCCGCGCTTCGGGGATTTGGCGATGTGTGGGCATCTGCGCAGGATATTTCCTTTTGGGATATCGGGCTTGCCGGGGGCGTGCTGATACAGGAACCTCAGAATCGCGCGGTGGTATATGCGCCATGGAAACTGCCGGATGGGAGAACTGTACCGGCCAGTGCGGGATGGCAATTTTATAATCACAGGGGACTTATGGACATCAAGGGCTCGATAGCGGGCTACTCCTCATTTTTAAGCCGTTTTACGCATCCGGAGGAATTAGTCTGCGTGACATTGATGGCAAATAAGGAGGGCGTGGATTTTACCAATCTGGGCAGGAAGATCGCCGGAGCCTTTGGGGATCTGCTGTCTACAAATTATGATGATACCCGCTTGTATCTGCTGGAAGGGCAGTTATCCGTTAAGGAGACGGTGCAGCGTCTTGAAAAGCAATTGAATGCATTGGATATTCCGGTATTTGCGAAATTTGATCATGCAGAAAATGCAAAAGAGGCAGGACTTGAACTGCGTCCTACCACAGTACTGGTATTCGGCGCGCCAAAGGTAGGTACGATTCTTATGCAGGCTGACCAAAGTATTGCGCTTCATCTTCCGCTTAGGATTGCTGTTTGGGAAGATGAAGCAGGAAGCACCTGGCTGGCCTTTCCGAAAATGAAGCCTTTGGCAGAAGAATATGGACTTGGAAGCCATCCGATCGTAGAAAAAATGCAAAAACTTTTAGAATCACTTTTAAAGAAGGCAGCAAATTATTATGAACTTTCGTTATAA
- a CDS encoding MBL fold metallo-hydrolase gives MYELVQAKGDSYYIQSPAKIGVFRLNETAVCLIDSGNDKDAGRKVRQILERNHWTLAAIYNTHSNADHIGGNKYLQGQSGCRIFAPGIECGFTNHTVLEPAFLYGGFPPKDLRHKFLMAQECKAEYLTPDTLPDGMTAIPLPGHFFDMMGFRTKDDVVYLADCLSSRETLEKYQISFLYDVGAYLDTLDRVKEMKAAMFVPAHAEATEDIAPLAQANIDKVHEIAEKILGVCKEALCFEDILQRLFNDFSLSMNFEQYVLIGSTVRSYLSWLKDTGRLDVAFVHGKLLWKAN, from the coding sequence ATGTATGAACTGGTACAAGCAAAGGGAGACAGCTACTATATTCAAAGTCCAGCGAAGATTGGCGTTTTCCGATTGAATGAGACGGCTGTATGTCTGATTGACAGCGGAAATGACAAGGATGCAGGCAGGAAGGTGCGCCAGATTCTGGAAAGGAATCACTGGACTCTGGCCGCAATCTACAATACCCATTCCAACGCCGATCATATCGGAGGGAATAAATACCTGCAAGGCCAGAGCGGCTGCCGGATATTTGCGCCTGGGATTGAATGTGGATTTACCAATCATACGGTGCTTGAGCCCGCCTTTTTATATGGCGGGTTTCCTCCTAAGGATTTAAGGCATAAGTTTCTCATGGCGCAGGAGTGCAAGGCCGAATATCTTACGCCGGATACGCTTCCGGATGGAATGACAGCGATTCCTCTTCCCGGACATTTTTTTGACATGATGGGATTTCGAACCAAGGATGACGTGGTATATCTTGCAGACTGCCTGTCCAGCAGGGAGACTCTGGAAAAGTACCAGATCAGCTTCCTCTATGATGTCGGGGCATACCTTGATACCCTTGACAGGGTAAAAGAGATGAAGGCCGCCATGTTTGTTCCGGCCCACGCGGAAGCGACGGAGGATATCGCGCCCCTGGCCCAGGCAAATATTGACAAAGTGCACGAGATTGCAGAGAAGATTCTGGGTGTCTGCAAGGAGGCGCTGTGCTTCGAGGATATATTGCAGCGGCTTTTCAATGATTTCTCCTTGTCAATGAATTTTGAGCAGTATGTACTAATCGGAAGCACGGTGCGTTCTTATCTTTCCTGGCTTAAGGATACTGGACGGCTGGACGTGGCTTTTGTTCATGGGAAACTGCTGTGGAAAGCGAATTGA
- a CDS encoding FAD-dependent oxidoreductase: MDARLEPLFTPWKIGNCEIKNRIVLTSMGGTNLLGWMEKNHFDKEGARFIMEAAKNNAGLVLPGCQPVYNPMFGQWLYKNKKMYEDLKAWMPEFHKTGAKLFVQLTAGFGRSFTISKMMESLYANKFLRVVSKPFMDLDKITATASPSPNRWSDKVPSREMTVEEIHEFVEAFAKCAKLLQEAGVDGVEIHAVHEGYLLDQFTLKYVNHRTDEYGGSFENRYRFAVEIVQAIKKECGKEFPVSLRYSVRSMTKGFREGALPGEDYEEAGRDMAESEKAVKYLQDAGYDMLNCDNGTYDAWYWAHPPIYMPENCNLLDVEHIRKFVDIPVVCAGRMDPLAAAEAVAEGRIDGAGFARRFLADQAWVTKLMEGREEDIRPCILCHNGCFNMCHYKGVPNDQELSDSLHLARCAVNAETMQWDKHYIKKAPTSKKVHIIGGGIGGMEAARVLKLRGHEPVIHEKSDVLGGTFIPASAESYKDKLRDLLVWYRRQMEVQNIEVHLGEAVRDMAQFGSDPVIVATGAVPRILKNVPGHERMIEACEYLNGAKVGDVVAVIGGGLTGSEIAYELALKGKKPVIVEMKDDLVSQTGVCLANSSYLREWFALHQVPVYLETTLKEVREDSIICATKEGKEVEIACNSVISSAGYIPNPLQGNGKGVQLVGDCLKVGNLRSVIWSAYEAAMKV; this comes from the coding sequence ATGGACGCAAGGCTAGAACCACTATTTACGCCATGGAAGATTGGAAACTGCGAGATTAAGAATCGTATCGTCTTGACCTCCATGGGAGGAACGAACCTTCTGGGGTGGATGGAAAAGAACCATTTTGACAAGGAAGGGGCACGCTTCATCATGGAGGCTGCCAAGAATAATGCGGGGCTGGTATTGCCAGGATGCCAGCCGGTGTACAATCCAATGTTCGGGCAATGGCTATATAAGAACAAGAAGATGTACGAGGATTTGAAGGCCTGGATGCCTGAGTTTCACAAGACAGGGGCAAAACTATTCGTCCAGCTGACGGCCGGATTTGGCCGGTCTTTTACGATCAGCAAGATGATGGAGAGCCTTTACGCCAACAAGTTTTTAAGGGTGGTCTCCAAGCCGTTCATGGATCTGGACAAGATCACGGCTACGGCAAGCCCTTCTCCAAACCGGTGGTCAGACAAGGTTCCTTCGAGAGAGATGACGGTGGAGGAAATCCATGAATTTGTGGAAGCTTTCGCCAAATGCGCGAAACTGCTGCAGGAGGCGGGCGTGGACGGCGTTGAGATCCATGCGGTTCATGAGGGCTATCTGCTGGACCAGTTTACTTTGAAGTATGTGAATCACCGCACGGATGAGTATGGAGGATCTTTTGAAAACCGCTACCGCTTTGCGGTGGAGATCGTGCAGGCTATTAAGAAGGAATGTGGAAAAGAATTTCCAGTATCCTTAAGGTACAGCGTCCGCTCTATGACAAAGGGATTCCGGGAAGGCGCGCTGCCGGGAGAGGACTATGAGGAGGCAGGAAGGGATATGGCGGAATCCGAAAAGGCGGTGAAGTATCTTCAGGATGCAGGCTACGATATGCTCAATTGCGATAATGGAACATACGATGCCTGGTATTGGGCGCATCCGCCAATCTACATGCCGGAGAATTGTAATCTTTTGGATGTGGAGCATATCCGGAAGTTTGTGGATATTCCGGTTGTATGCGCAGGGCGGATGGATCCGCTTGCAGCGGCAGAGGCAGTCGCAGAAGGCAGGATCGACGGCGCGGGATTCGCCCGGAGGTTCCTCGCTGATCAGGCATGGGTGACCAAGCTGATGGAAGGACGAGAGGAAGATATCCGTCCCTGTATCCTGTGCCACAACGGATGCTTTAATATGTGCCATTACAAAGGGGTACCCAATGACCAGGAATTATCGGACAGCCTGCATCTGGCACGCTGCGCGGTAAATGCCGAGACCATGCAGTGGGATAAGCACTATATTAAGAAAGCGCCGACCTCTAAGAAAGTACATATTATCGGCGGCGGCATTGGCGGGATGGAGGCTGCCAGGGTTCTGAAGCTAAGAGGCCATGAACCGGTCATCCATGAAAAGAGCGATGTCCTTGGCGGTACATTTATACCGGCAAGCGCGGAATCTTACAAAGACAAGCTGAGGGATCTGCTTGTCTGGTACAGGCGGCAGATGGAAGTGCAAAATATCGAAGTCCATCTGGGCGAAGCGGTCAGGGACATGGCTCAGTTTGGCAGTGACCCGGTGATCGTCGCAACGGGCGCGGTTCCAAGGATTCTGAAAAATGTGCCCGGCCATGAGCGGATGATCGAGGCCTGCGAGTACTTAAACGGAGCCAAAGTCGGAGACGTGGTGGCGGTGATCGGCGGAGGCCTGACGGGAAGCGAGATTGCCTATGAATTGGCGCTGAAAGGAAAGAAGCCGGTGATTGTGGAGATGAAGGATGATCTGGTCTCCCAGACGGGCGTCTGCCTGGCGAACAGTTCCTATCTGCGGGAATGGTTCGCTCTTCATCAGGTTCCGGTCTATCTGGAAACCACGCTTAAGGAAGTAAGGGAAGACTCTATCATCTGCGCCACGAAGGAAGGAAAAGAAGTGGAGATTGCCTGTAATTCGGTCATCAGTTCTGCGGGCTATATACCCAATCCTCTGCAAGGAAATGGAAAAGGGGTGCAACTGGTAGGAGACTGTCTGAAAGTAGGAAATCTCAGGTCAGTTATCTGGAGCGCATACGAGGCGGCGATGAAGGTCTGA
- a CDS encoding acyltransferase domain-containing protein, with translation MIGIEEVMQRISLPEEARKTVRHMDLTQVALEAWRTLFYEDMEEFLARWNQLPGKHAWALGFYIRLAAEVHDRYREKGIKECVYDQTFYDITIWCKECYRKHGVYGLEELWWLGQSVKMQLFRLGRLQFEPIVINKPLQGKNRTIPAGTHVLNVHIPAGTPLNYEECKESFAWSVRFFEGEYEAYICDSWLLSPHLKEMLPPDSNIIRFQERFEVVKVHYDYPQAEQRIFGEVLEDKERYPEDTSLRRAAKQYLMKGNDVGIGIGVIDVPYRNI, from the coding sequence ATGATAGGTATAGAAGAAGTAATGCAGAGGATCAGCCTTCCGGAAGAGGCAAGAAAAACCGTACGGCATATGGACCTGACGCAGGTTGCGCTTGAAGCGTGGAGGACGTTGTTCTATGAAGACATGGAGGAATTCCTTGCGCGTTGGAATCAGCTGCCGGGCAAGCACGCGTGGGCGTTGGGATTCTATATCCGCCTTGCGGCCGAAGTACATGACAGATATCGCGAGAAGGGAATAAAAGAGTGCGTTTATGACCAGACCTTCTATGATATTACCATCTGGTGCAAGGAATGCTATCGGAAGCACGGCGTGTATGGGCTGGAAGAACTTTGGTGGCTGGGCCAGTCCGTGAAAATGCAGCTCTTTCGGCTGGGAAGGCTCCAGTTTGAACCGATTGTCATAAATAAGCCCTTACAAGGAAAGAATAGAACCATACCGGCAGGAACGCATGTCTTGAATGTGCATATCCCTGCGGGAACTCCCTTGAATTATGAGGAATGCAAAGAATCCTTTGCATGGTCCGTACGATTCTTTGAAGGAGAATATGAGGCATATATCTGTGATTCCTGGCTGCTGTCGCCTCATCTTAAGGAAATGCTGCCTCCGGACAGCAATATCATAAGATTTCAGGAGAGGTTCGAAGTCGTCAAGGTACACTACGATTATCCCCAGGCGGAGCAGAGGATATTTGGGGAGGTGCTGGAAGATAAGGAGAGATATCCGGAAGATACCTCCCTTAGAAGAGCGGCAAAACAGTATCTGATGAAGGGAAACGATGTAGGGATTGGAATTGGTGTTATAGATGTTCCCTATAGGAATATATAG